The DNA segment TAACCTTTAAAGTTGGACTCGCAAAAAGATCGTGGTATCCCAAACTTTATAAAGACAGAAACTGATTTGAGCTTTTTAAATTCTCAAGAATCGTGTTGTCCCTCCAgataaaagttaaaaacaaGAGGAGGTGTTTActataaaatataagaaatttcaggtatttttcattaaaataccTTTCATTTGCACATCTACCTATCCCTCCCTCACCTACTTTCTCATTGTACATACCATCTCTATCCTCCTCAATCAACACCGCTCCATCTTCTGCCACTCGTTTTCCTCCCTCCACCCTTCTCCCACCACAACAACAACCAAAACCCAGCAACACAGTTGTCCCCCACCCATTCAAATTCGCCTTTTCCCACATCCACCGTATCAAAACACAAAAACGATGGTTCCTATGCTCCCCTTTGTGGATCAATATCCTTGAACCCAACGAGACAGTTTTTCACGCCATTGAACTTCGTCAAAATCAAAGACAACGAGGACACACTTAGGCACGTCGAGCAaaatctagatctcaattggaTCTTAATTGATTCAAATTGAAGCATGTGGCAATGTCAACGCTGTGACAATTTCTAACCAGAGAGGTGAAGGTGGTGTATGTGGTGGGAGTGGAGGAAGGAGAAGCATAGTGCATGATGAAGGATGAACAAAAACAGGCTTCGCAAGGATGAGAAAAAGAAACGAAATGAAGAGACAATTCtgtctttaaaaaatataaaaaaaaaagaaaaaaaagaactgTTGAAATGGAAAGAATATATTTAGGACGATTTTGAACCCAAATAACAATAGGGGCTATTTGAATTGAGTCAAAACTATAAGGATCAAATAGCACTTaactcaaaaagaaaaacagtacGCATGAGTTATTTATCCCAAAAGTTTTGTTTCCTTGATGTGTTGAGTTTATATTCAATTTGGCCTCTGAAATTTAAGGTTGGACTCAAATTGACCCCTAAAATTACAATTGACTCAATTCggtctttaaaatttataatagtaACTCATATTAACCCCTGGTTTGATTTTCGTAAATGGCGTGTTGATTTCGCACGTTAACTTATCAAGATTTTGATCCATCTTCTAGATTTCATATGACTAAGACCTACTAGACCTCCTAGAAACTTAATTAGCTCCCAACGTCCttacaaaaataacaataacaagtttaatttgaaaattttattgctTTGGGAGTAACAACCAAGCTTTTGGAGATCTAATAAATCTTGATCACATGGAAGCTAGGGAAGGAATCTAAATCGTATCAGATTAATGTACAAAATCTACACATTATTAACGGAAATTAGCTCAAGGGTTAATGTGAGTTACGATTGTAAATTTTGGGGTTCAATTTAAATCTATTGAAATTGTAGAGGTCAAATTGAatccaatttcaaatttcatgaGACAAATTAAGTATTAACTCTGACATGTTACATGCCCAATTATTGTGGCAAATTAAATGAATTTGGATAAATGTTTCAATGCGAAGGATTTtctaacataaataattaaaattcctGAGTACATTACTTAtttaacaattaaattaaaagaattattaaaCTAACATCTTAAGAAGAAGCCCTAGCATGAATTCTATATGAAATTATAGGGCACAAAATTATGCAAAAGCACTTAATTAAAAGCCTCCATATATTAATTGCTGCTAATGGAATCTGAAAAGCACATCCAAAAGTTAATTAGGCCCATTTGGCCAGTAGTGACATGCAACCTGCGCCTAACAGAAGTGAGATATTCGCTCCTAATTGGAGTTTCAAATTATTTTGCAGCTTTGGATTCATAAAATCTGCTGCTAGAAGATCAACCAATGCCATGTAAATGAGGATTCCAGCAGAAGCTGAATTGAAGACCCCTTCAACAATTAGAGAAGTTGGGCTATTCTCTTTGTACACACTTGATATCCCTATTCCAATCGCTATTCCAATCGGCGTTGTTAGGGAGAAAAAGGTTGCCATAATTGCTGTTGACCTAGACTCAAACTTTGCctgaacaaaataaatattatcatATTATCTATTTAGCGATCATCATAATTAAGCACATAGAAAACAGGCACATAATGttgttttctttaaaaaaatttacaaagtgtATCTCACTTTAGAGATATAATATCATTTATCTTCTAAATCACATTCTTCTAATTATGTTCTTGGTTAACTTCTAAACCAAAACAAGTAACCTTTTGTATCTCAAggtattaatttcaaaaatcaggAAAATAGTTTTAAGAAAAATGTtatatgaataaattattttagtaaCTAAATCTAACtaaatcttttttcttcttacatctttttttttttcttttcgtcCTTTttctttaacaaattttttttgttatcaatcATTAAACTATTAGACTAATTTAACTAAACTAGGTTATCAAAATAACTTGGCTATTTATCATCAAGgtaattttaaaagtttctaTGCATAGATACTTAGGTGGTGGATTCTATAATTGTTATGATTATGGTAGttataataactatatatacaACTAGaattaagattattttttttataatatcttttaatttgaaaatacgAAATAAGAAGTGTGAAAATATGACtctaattttatctatattttttaaatatttctaaagATTCATAGCTATTGTAGTCAAATAACTATTATTACTGTAGAATTTCTTTTTGAAGAGTGTTAGGGAGCTATTAGATCTTGTGATTTATagctattaattaattatcaatagtatttttaattatgtgGGATTATTTCTAATATGatattactcatttttttttgttaattaagtaCTTactagattttaataaaaattttcgttTTCtagactttttctttatttatttataaaagaaattaaattcagtgttttttataaagaagaataaaataatttgatttttttaaaaaaagaaaagactaAATGCATGGAAAACTTCAGTTTCTTAGCTAAATCCTGgtttaaaatatatttgagATAGTACATAATAATGTATATAATCAAAAGGTCATTCACTATACAATAACTGATTGGTTTTTGTCTTTTTCTAGCTACTTTGGTGAGCCTAAAAAGTGAGATTCATTATTTCACTCCATTACTAGTaccatataaaaaaatgacGATGTTGTCATCATAGCAACATTTTGTAAGCTATTTCTCCAATTTTCCAAATTGTGCATTGGAAATCACACCGAACTAACCATTTTATTTCACTTGCAAATTTTCCGATGGTGTTTGATACGGTGCTTAATAAGTATTgtctaattattaaaataggtaaaataattaattttaaatttaaaaatataaaagttaaaaattttaaatattttaaaattactataaaaaataatttagacaaAAGTTATAcactaaacaaaaaatatcatagaattGGCTTTTTCCAATatcaaaaaaagaaacaatatataattttacattttttcttattatattcTTAAGTCTTAACGCAGTATATGATCTCATGACATCAACATAACAATTCAGGTAAAAGACcgaattgttgagtttgaatcCAGAGTTCAGTTATCACCCttttatatgttttaatttatttgagtttgaAATTCTATATTCAACTCATGTTTCTCTTTTACAAATAATTTGGAGTTTtactatctttatttattttaaatggaagaaaaatatacaaattgcagatattaaaaatatgataattcAATCATATGAGAAGTATGTGAAATTTATTATGAGGTAAGTAATAGTGTAACACATTTACGGtaccaattaaaaaataaaatagcagttactactaaatattttttttttggtcataaGTTACTACTAAATTTGAATACCTGAGATATGCAACCACCAAGGCCCATGCCCTCAAAGAATTGATGAAAAGACAAGGCAACCAAGAGAGGCTTAATGCTATCAATGCTATTTGCAGTTCCCAAAGATATTCCAATTATTACTGAGTGGACCACTATTCCTATCTCCAACACCTGAAACACCCACAAAACACCAAGCCAAAGTCCACAAGCCCCCAaagtcaataattaattataattgattgaaaaaaataacaaaaacatgGGGTCCCCATTAGGGTTAATTTTTAACATATCAGTGATTTAAAtgtaaaacacaaaaatatttaattattttagtatttcatattattataataataatcactataataatataaactattttttaaaattattatgtgtcaaaaaaattaaaaataatcaaaaaaataaaatttgatactattttaactatgaaaatatgttaataaaagttttgtcaaaaatagtatttttaacatataagtaattgtaaaaaaaatttaaatcttattttgataaatattagtcataaaaaataatttgctagaaaaatttaagaatatattttttatgatacttATTAATCGTAAAAAATACTATTCATATGGACACTTATTGACCataaaaaattctcaacaaaaatttttaacaaagaatgagatgagatattgaaactaaagaataaattgagattttgaagatgaagaatgagtaGTATTATCCAAACTGAGAACAGTGTGATGCCAAAATTGACGGAACTTAACGAAAAAAAGGAATAATGGAGtaagttgaaaataaatgagtgtcaaaattgaggagtaattttctacaattaaattatttatcaaaaaagcATAGAATATTTGACATTTatgatatttgtcaaaaatatatattaatttttacactTAACTATgactattaaaaaaatcatgttaaaataattttcttttttgtagtgaataatataaattaatattgtaattttgtaataaaatattttttaattataaaacgACAAAACGTTAtctataaaaagttaaaaacccacaacaatataatatataatttaagttatttttgaaaaagttatccccgaataattcaataataaaaaagcagtgaaatataattacttttaaaatgcTTGTTAGTTGTTAAGAAACAAttttttgatttgttttattGAATGTGTATGTTGAAACCAAAAGCCAGAGTCTAACGAATGCCGTAATGCAtgaactgattttttttttatttatattgtaacaaattttgtgatgtgtttttatattttagtatagATGAGTTTtacgaatttttttttaatattgtattattatgagtgaaattttttatgatgaatTAAATTGTGTGTTAAATATTACTATGGTCATTTACAAATCGTCAATGACGTTTTgtatttattcaattaaaataataatttttttaacaaaataacaatgaagttttgtattttaataattaaaataatattttttattacaaaacgtCAGTAACGTTTTGTtcttttatgattaaaaaaaaatttttattgttaaacGTCAGTGACATTTTGTGCTACCACCATAACtgtataaaatactaaaataatcaaatattttttatatttcacattaaaattattcatatataaaaattttatccgAATTTTGCACTATTATgagattttttattctttaaaaaacacaaaatatcacCTACATTTTGTatgtaaaagatattttttaattatttaaatacaaaatggTCCtaacattttattaaaaaatatttaaatttttttaatttaaaaatataaaacgtCAATGAAATTtggttgtttttaatttttttaattaaaaaaaattaaaaatgatggaaaaaaaatcatcaaactATGAATGATCTAATAACAGTGTATtccttttaaataaaattcattatgacccttattaataattttagcatatttttttttagcgatttttatttttcctaattttctcaagaataaatagataaaataattaaagagaataagtattaataaaattatatagttcaataaatttatttatttttatcatttataattttatttcaaatcaaattaaaaacttACAGATCTATAAAatttctacaagtatttaattATATCCTTTGATGATTCCTGATCCattgttttcaattttcttaattaaaaaaattgaaaataaccAAAACGTCATTAACGTTTTTTATTTTCGGATttaaaaaaagtacaaaataaaAACGACACTACCATTGTggatgaaaatttttaatatttttttaatcaaaatatttgttgtattaaaataattaaaaaaatattttttacataaggTGATGATTTGtactttttaaaaagtaaaaagtcttatAGCAATGTAAAATTCATCTACACTAAAATGTAGAGGCACATCACATACTTTattacaatattaaaaaaatagccCACTAAAGTCACTTTAATTTAGTGTataatttttgtctttatttttttctaaaaaatacttttatttatttatgtatttttatagaaataaaattcgTTATTATTAAAATGGAATGGTCCATTAATAAGGTTTTGTTTGAGTGAACTtgtaaaaaaagattttttttgagttatttttctttaaaaaatcttatgaaaaagtaaaagtaattttatgtttggatatttcatataaaaagatcttttatctattaattatatttgagtttaacaatataaaagtacttttttgtttatttattatacgaaaaacatatttttttaaaagaaaaaaagatctttcaaaaaaaatgtaaattacaaccttttaaaaagatgttttttttattttttagtgtttttacttttattactgaaaatttgtcaaacattctaaaaaaaaatcttttttcattaaaaaaaaattatcaaaataatgacATTCAAACAACAACTAAATATATTTAGCgcttattaatataataattaataataaaaatattgtgtatgcactaaaaattaattattatgtgtacattaaatttttttaatgtataatttatattttaatatatatcctCTTTTAATAACTGATATTAGTATGCCTCTAACAAGATTCTTATATATAATAACAAGTGATCGATgttttacatattttaaaacatagtttatattttaatatatattatatataaataattaaaaaaatatcaaagatcaacaaattttataatttatagttattaattagttattattaatatttttaattgtatgagattttatttaaaatggtgtgcaattattatttttttaattaattaagtagtgactaaattttaatcaaaatacCCCTCCTAAACTAATTAACTTTATAATCGATTTTTTCCATGTACAACTTAGTAAATTACTTCTGAATTAACAACAGTGAAGATCACTAGGATTCTAAATCACTACGggtaaaaaacagaaaatagttTCATTTCTCGATAAtagggagaaaaaaaaaatcttacttGCGATATGATTCTCTTCCTAATTAGTTCTGATGTTACCAAACCATGGGAAGAATTAGCTGAACCATGAGCATGACCATGTGTGGCATGTGTATGAACATGTATATGACCAACATGAGCATCATGACCATGACCATGATCACCCATTTCTTCATCATCAGCAGTAGGAACCTGCTTTGAAATATTAAAGTGTTGCCTATGATAATAGCCACTGGCAAAAGAATCCACCATCAAAGTTCCAATGGAAGCTAACATGGCAACAAAAGCAGCAAAAGGGAAGTTCCCCCACATGGGATCAAGCTGCGTAAGGCATGGCGAATTCAAGCTCTCAAAGGCGTCCGGTAGAATATGGATGAAGCCGGTGGAGAGAATGACGCCGGCCGCGAACGCCTTAATCATGAAGAAGATGTCGTTCTGAGGGTTAAGTGCTGGGATTCTCTTGCTCACTAATGGTAGGCTTACGCCTAGTGCGCCCGCCACCAGAACGGAAGCTATTGACATGATTTTATAGTGAAGAATGACTTCTATTGGATTTGAACCGTCCTTGggtttaatttcttgtgttgTGTGATCACATGTGCAGCTACATGAACCCATGGTTGGGAACATGAAGACAAGAATAATACATGGGCATAGAAAGTTGAAGATGGTAAATGATGAACAAGCTTGGGAGTTCATGttcatctttctttttctttttctttttttaatttgttttttgggaagggggaagagagagaaaaaaagtgattaattaaattttgattggcTCTCGTAGAAAGAAGTTGCTAACAGCTTAATCAGCCTCAAATGCAAAGGAATAATAATCTATTAACAAAAGCATAGATGCATGATGATGGACAAACATTCTGCGTTTCTTATTTgtacaaaataatataaaaaatattaaaatatcaaacAATATACACAAATTTTAGATgactatataaattatatataattttgtctTTAACTCAATACTAGTTAATATTTCATTTTTCGTTTACTAAAAACATTGACTTCCtagtcttttttaaaattatattacagAACAATGTTAGGGGtcagtaatttttgtgattgttaaccatcaactagccatcaatgatgatttgatggtgtgagattggtgtgaaatttcatccaatggttcacctttctctgctggttacatgctggccaaaattcaataaaattgctgACCCCTAAACTTTTCTTATATTATAAGTAGTTTAACTTAAGGCATTATTTTATTtactgtaaaaaaatatttattcagtcatattttttttaagctatatttaaaaaatgtagtttatttataaaataggtTACATTTTTTGTCGTGTTGcccttttataaaaaaaatatacaattgtgatattatttaaaaaatatagtcttaaatattatagaaatcacttataaagtgtaatttatattaataaacaaacttgtaataattttaaattttatcgagATAATTTGATCGTATGTTATTAGTGGTCCTTAAAATTTTCATTACCAAAGTCTATTATAAATGAGAATGAATATTCTCAAATGAAAAGCTTATTTAGCATTATTGATTAGATGTTTTTGTGGGTCTATATTTAcccatattttttaattaatgttataaaccaaagttttagaaagatcATACGATACGATTGATTCTTTACCTAATAATTGttgtttagtaaaaaaaaatattaaaaatttatcaaaatttattattttaattattaattaattattaatatttaaataactttattaaatagataataaaagaTGCGAATAATGTAAATAACGGACTACAttcaataaacataaaaaacatctcaatataattattcatctttattatttttaatttgacttttactttttttattatctatttttacCTTCACATACTCTAAATCCTATTTTCACGGCATTCATTTCACTGGAGCCTCCCCTGTCACACTACCATCGTTGTTGTCCTCGCCGACTATCCATACCTCAACACCGCTGTCTTCCTTTCTGGCATGCCGCCGCTGCTGTGCCGTCTTTCTGCCCTGTTGCGCTATTACTTTGTCGCTGATCATCTCATTCACGCCACCACCATATAATATCCAACTAAGATGagcaaaaaaaaatctaaaacacatccaaaaaaatccaaatcacAGCAGAACACGGGAGAGGGGCGCGAGACGGCAACAGCGATGCTCCAGCGCCACTCGCAAACGGAATTGCACCTTGTGTTAGAGATCTTTCCGCTGGGCGCGACACACTGTGGAAGTGCAGTGACAGTCTGATAGCAAATGGTTAACACGGTGAGCGGAAACAGAAGGTAGTGTGAAGGTGTGTTTAGAGGAGGTTAAGTTGcctaattctaattatttatattcaaattcaaaaatttaattatttttaataaataattaaaaaaataatttttaaaattattttaaattttttttaacgtattatttatgttatttaatatgagtactattttttatactttttctattaaaaaatatgagctaaaatatatgttattaattattaaattaaaaaaattaaattaatgattaaaaataataactaaaaataataaattttaattaatgatcttctaatatttttattattaaaacatTAAAAGTTTGTCCATTATcgaatatattattttgaattctttttctttggatcaaaGGTTGGGtgcacatatatataaaatgacaAGAGGGAAGAAAAATAAAGCCACTCTTAGAGGTTGAGAACGTAAGCATCtttatatatactaatataGCATAAACATGTAAGTGTACGTGTAATTAGACCGCACACTTATATACATTAAGAGAAAAGTCTAAAGGAGAGGGAATGAAGTGTTGCATGTGATTTGCTGCAAGAGGGAATGAACTCTATGCTGAATTGGAAATATACAGGAAGTTTTGTATAACAATGAAAAAGTTGTGAACACTTTATGCTGGATTGAGAATTTCCTGCATTTAATTTTCATGATTAGGAATTACATAGTTGAATAATTTTGCTAACATGAGAAAGTATATACGTCTATCTTTATGTGTATCAAGaatgatatatttatattaaaattagtcattaaatatttatgtataaacatatatattatttaatttatttttaatatatattttatattaataatttattttagtgtatatttaatataattttttatatatcaatACTGCTATTTTGTTAGTTTGAGTAAAAgcattacaaaaatattttatgcacGCCAATATAATATCTGACATTACTTAGCACAAGTctaacataaaaaaagaaaaaaaaaaacatgtgcACATGGATcagtcacttttttttttattttttttacataaatttttgtttgagagtacaattatttattaacattgtacaaaaatttttatatataaacaaaaatttttgtatataacacaaaatttttattgatataacaCAGAAAGTTGTATATATAGTACATAAAATTTTGGCGCGAATACATTTTATTGGTTCGGTGAATAAATTGTAgtctttaaaaatttgtgttGCGCATAAACAAATTTTGCgcagtgcatcaaaatttttgtgatatatatattttgttgattgtgtattaatattttagatatatagtcctttaaaaatttatgttgtactcttaatttttttgtgttgtaCACTATAATTTTCTGTGAtatgtatcaaaatttttatgtgtgtatattttgttaattgagtatcaaattttttgtattatgaatcaaaatttttgtactctaattttttaaatatatatatatatatatataagagaacaaaaaatgaaaaaaaatcatgatgataatgataatggaAGATGAGAAGAAAAAATCACAAGAAAAATAATACATTGAAAAAAACATCGATGACAATGTTATGTTATTGAAAAAGAAGCATGTAaaaaaagttcaaaaagaaaataacaacgACGTTAAAGATGACGACGaccacattaaaaaaattacgttTATCCAAGTTGATTGAAACTTGGTTGATAAAATTATTTGACGAGATAATATTATTGTTTATGAATATGGTTGCTTTTTGGATACTTGGGCCGATATGTAAAGTGAGGTATTGCTCTTTAAATAGTTTCATATAATGCTTTTTTCAGAACATATTACTATTGTATATCAACCAAAACGTTAGTAATTTGTTACatatattaaaaagtatttattattactatCGTGGAAAATTTTGTATTAGACAATTCtagatttaaataaattttatagacatttttttattgttgggtTACAAATTCGACTCAAAACGGagagaaaagacacaaaacaaattCTATATCTTAGTCATATCTCTCTTTGATATTGTCATCAAggataatgataaaaaataagacatcactactaatataaaaatgtccaaaataaaagaaaataacaccTAAATTTTGTTATATCTCAGTTATATCTCTCACTAAATACTAGGACTACAATAACTTTTGC comes from the Arachis duranensis cultivar V14167 chromosome 7, aradu.V14167.gnm2.J7QH, whole genome shotgun sequence genome and includes:
- the LOC107458727 gene encoding zinc transporter 1, which codes for MNMNSQACSSFTIFNFLCPCIILVFMFPTMGSCSCTCDHTTQEIKPKDGSNPIEVILHYKIMSIASVLVAGALGVSLPLVSKRIPALNPQNDIFFMIKAFAAGVILSTGFIHILPDAFESLNSPCLTQLDPMWGNFPFAAFVAMLASIGTLMVDSFASGYYHRQHFNISKQVPTADDEEMGDHGHGHDAHVGHIHVHTHATHGHAHGSANSSHGLVTSELIRKRIISQVLEIGIVVHSVIIGISLGTANSIDSIKPLLVALSFHQFFEGMGLGGCISQAKFESRSTAIMATFFSLTTPIGIAIGIGISSVYKENSPTSLIVEGVFNSASAGILIYMALVDLLAADFMNPKLQNNLKLQLGANISLLLGAGCMSLLAKWA